A stretch of Bordetella genomosp. 13 DNA encodes these proteins:
- a CDS encoding capsular polysaccharide biosynthesis protein — protein sequence MRKPLLPAVSLMTRPRLFLLTRGVRRIPRLAALLDDYELHGALPADAAPHDRVLLWGKRPSAIRAERRARACGLGVLHVEDGFLRSVGLGPSDPPLSIVADDVGLYLDAEHPSRLEILIPRPLTMQQRARANTLAAAWREGRLSKYNHARDAAPGLWRDSVLVVDQTMGDASILCGGADTSSFTRMLQAALDEHPHRRILLKVHPDVVSGRKRGHFDLSVLRGHARVTVLDRDLHPASLLDQVCAVYAVSSQLGFEALLWGLPVRLFGMPFYGGWGLTQDELPAPARRCPADIEQLIHAVLVEYCRYVDPETGERCQPETVMAWLALQRRMRQRFEPRIAAVGFSGWKRRYVREFFNGSDVHFVHNLRRLPEGHATAGWGSDALALRAAEAQGQSIRVEDGFLRSVGLGAELTRPISWVQDDLGIYYDATRPSRLERILAETRFPDSLVARAAQLRREIRAAGITKYNLTGAADWQRPASVRRVILVPGQVETDASIRYGANGIAGNIALLRAVREARPEAHILYKPHPDVAAGLRAAGRSEGDAGHWCDEIVGRVALPELLEHVDEVHALTSLAGFEALLRDKTVVTYGQPFYAGWGLTEDMSLTGAVRKRRGRLLALDELVAGVLILYPTYVSRITHRYTTPEQALRELKEWRSAATATPAWIRLIARVFRQA from the coding sequence GTGCGTAAGCCGCTGCTCCCCGCTGTATCGCTGATGACGCGTCCACGACTTTTTCTGCTTACCCGCGGCGTGCGCCGTATCCCACGGCTTGCCGCGCTGCTTGATGATTACGAACTGCACGGTGCCCTCCCGGCCGACGCAGCGCCGCACGACCGCGTGCTGCTCTGGGGAAAGCGCCCCAGCGCCATTCGTGCGGAGCGGCGGGCGCGCGCCTGCGGTCTCGGTGTGCTGCATGTCGAGGACGGGTTCCTGCGGTCCGTCGGCTTGGGCCCGTCCGACCCGCCTTTGTCCATTGTGGCGGACGACGTCGGCCTCTACTTGGACGCGGAGCATCCATCGCGGCTCGAAATCCTGATACCTCGACCGCTGACGATGCAGCAGCGCGCAAGGGCCAATACCTTGGCCGCTGCGTGGCGGGAAGGGCGTCTGTCCAAGTACAACCACGCACGGGACGCGGCTCCAGGTCTGTGGCGCGATAGCGTATTGGTGGTCGATCAAACCATGGGCGATGCGTCGATCCTATGCGGCGGCGCCGACACGTCTTCGTTCACGCGCATGCTGCAGGCGGCACTGGACGAACATCCGCATCGACGTATCCTGCTGAAGGTTCATCCGGACGTCGTCTCCGGACGTAAGCGCGGCCACTTTGACTTGAGCGTCCTGCGTGGCCATGCGCGCGTGACTGTGCTCGACCGGGACTTGCATCCCGCAAGCCTGTTGGACCAAGTGTGTGCCGTGTATGCGGTTTCATCCCAACTTGGCTTTGAGGCCTTGCTATGGGGCTTGCCCGTCCGGTTGTTCGGCATGCCCTTCTACGGTGGCTGGGGTTTGACGCAGGACGAATTGCCCGCACCCGCTCGCCGGTGCCCGGCCGACATCGAGCAACTGATCCATGCTGTGCTGGTGGAATATTGTCGCTACGTTGATCCGGAAACGGGCGAGCGTTGCCAGCCCGAGACCGTCATGGCATGGCTTGCCTTGCAGCGCCGCATGCGCCAGCGGTTCGAACCTCGTATCGCCGCGGTGGGCTTTTCTGGATGGAAACGGCGTTACGTCCGCGAGTTCTTCAACGGCAGCGACGTTCATTTCGTGCACAACCTACGGCGACTGCCCGAAGGGCATGCCACGGCGGGATGGGGCAGCGATGCGCTAGCGCTGCGCGCCGCCGAGGCGCAAGGGCAGTCTATCCGGGTCGAGGATGGCTTCCTGCGTTCGGTGGGCCTCGGTGCGGAGTTGACCCGACCGATATCCTGGGTCCAGGATGATTTGGGAATCTATTACGACGCAACGCGGCCATCGCGGCTGGAGCGCATCCTTGCCGAAACCCGCTTCCCAGACTCGCTAGTAGCCCGAGCGGCGCAGCTACGGAGGGAAATCCGGGCGGCCGGGATCACAAAGTACAACCTTACTGGAGCGGCGGATTGGCAACGACCAGCGTCCGTGCGGCGGGTGATCTTGGTGCCCGGGCAGGTTGAAACCGATGCATCCATACGCTACGGGGCCAATGGCATCGCGGGCAACATCGCGTTGCTCCGGGCAGTGCGCGAAGCGCGTCCGGAGGCCCACATCTTGTACAAGCCTCACCCCGACGTTGCGGCGGGCTTGCGCGCCGCGGGACGAAGCGAAGGGGATGCCGGGCATTGGTGCGACGAAATCGTTGGCAGAGTAGCGCTGCCGGAATTGCTGGAGCACGTGGACGAGGTACACGCGTTGACCTCACTGGCGGGATTCGAGGCGCTCTTGCGGGATAAGACGGTGGTCACGTACGGGCAGCCATTCTATGCCGGATGGGGCCTAACCGAGGACATGTCGCTGACGGGCGCGGTTCGCAAGCGGCGCGGCCGGTTGCTAGCGTTGGACGAACTCGTCGCGGGAGTCCTGATACTGTATCCGACCTACGTTAGCCGCATAACGCATCGTTACACGACTCCGGAACAGGCGTTGCGAGAGCTGAAAGAGTGGCGTTCGGCGGCAACAGCAACGCCCGCTTGGATACGCTTGATTGCCCGGGTCTTCCGGCAGGCATGA
- a CDS encoding SDR family NAD(P)-dependent oxidoreductase, whose amino-acid sequence MGSTDNSGVPRCVLITGATGGIGGALAQEYARAGTAVLILQGRDSQRLQTLADQCGATGSRVITATLDVRDHEALMQWLVEMSREYAPDLVVANAGVNINTGPGHEGERWEDLHRLLDVNVKAVMATMHASLPAMRARRNGQIALISSLAAWRGLPETPSYSASKAAVKAYGEAMRDALAGEGVRISVVMPGYVESRMCAEMPGPKPLLWTAPRAARAIRIGLRANRARISFPFPLNLGCFLLAGIHPAVSGWILARIGYRSGL is encoded by the coding sequence ATGGGTTCTACCGACAACAGCGGCGTGCCGCGCTGCGTTCTCATCACCGGTGCCACCGGAGGCATCGGCGGCGCATTGGCTCAGGAGTATGCGCGTGCCGGTACGGCAGTCCTGATACTGCAGGGCCGAGACAGCCAGCGTCTGCAGACACTAGCGGACCAGTGTGGCGCGACGGGTTCTCGTGTCATCACGGCGACGCTCGATGTGCGAGACCATGAAGCGCTGATGCAGTGGCTCGTCGAGATGAGCCGTGAATACGCGCCCGACCTTGTCGTCGCCAACGCTGGCGTGAACATCAACACCGGTCCCGGGCACGAAGGCGAGCGGTGGGAAGATTTGCACCGATTGCTCGACGTCAACGTGAAGGCGGTGATGGCGACTATGCACGCCTCGTTGCCTGCAATGCGCGCGCGGCGCAATGGCCAGATCGCGTTGATCAGCTCGCTAGCCGCGTGGCGCGGACTGCCGGAGACGCCCAGCTACAGCGCCAGCAAGGCCGCGGTCAAGGCCTATGGAGAGGCCATGCGTGATGCGCTGGCGGGCGAGGGGGTGCGCATCAGCGTCGTCATGCCAGGCTATGTCGAGTCGCGCATGTGCGCGGAAATGCCTGGGCCCAAGCCGTTACTGTGGACGGCGCCGCGCGCGGCGCGCGCCATTCGTATAGGCCTCCGCGCCAATAGGGCGCGGATCAGTTTCCCATTTCCGCTGAACCTAGGGTGTTTTCTGCTGGCAGGGATTCATCCGGCGGTGTCTGGATGGATACTGGCGCGAATTGGCTATCGCAGCGGTTTATAG
- a CDS encoding capsule biosynthesis protein, whose amino-acid sequence MSQARRTILFLQGPPSTFWRQLCDHFNDAGVQTRRINLSMGDWAYWRRPSAVNYRGRFSRWAEFLRRYIIQHGITDILYYADRLPYHAVAREVAGELGVRTYSLEFGYLRPDWLTLERGGMGALSHFPTDPEAIRAIAERVGPQLNEVARYSHSFGQEALNEVLYNLLASLVPYLFPLYRSDKYYPPLVDYLSWLPRIIGKRIREPARVWTATRIGSQRKRYWVLALQMQADYQLRANSRFQHQSDMIDEVVGSFAAHAPRDGHLIVKLHPLDNGMERWESVVMRLAKRHGVGDRVVAVSDCDLKRTIKRSRGVITVNSTVGLHALRAGSPVKVLGVAVYDIVGLTHDGPLDSFWTNPQKVDRALLDAFVNALAATIQVRGSFYNRAGREVACREIVRRILSNSVNHAGAFIDPPPRLVKALRDNVPIYRSLEGSGIAPTPTLRSWTEPQSSDLS is encoded by the coding sequence ATGTCTCAGGCGCGGCGGACGATTCTATTCCTGCAAGGCCCCCCCTCCACGTTCTGGCGCCAGCTCTGCGATCACTTCAATGACGCTGGTGTGCAGACGCGCCGTATCAATCTGTCCATGGGCGATTGGGCTTATTGGCGGCGTCCCAGCGCCGTCAACTATCGCGGCCGCTTCAGTCGCTGGGCCGAGTTCTTGCGGCGCTACATCATCCAGCATGGCATAACGGATATCCTTTACTATGCTGACCGCCTGCCGTACCACGCGGTCGCTCGTGAAGTGGCCGGGGAACTGGGCGTGCGCACCTACTCGCTGGAGTTCGGCTATCTGCGTCCGGATTGGTTGACGCTAGAGCGCGGCGGCATGGGCGCGTTATCCCATTTTCCCACGGACCCGGAAGCGATACGGGCGATCGCCGAACGTGTCGGTCCGCAGTTGAACGAGGTGGCTCGCTATTCTCATAGCTTCGGGCAGGAAGCGCTCAACGAGGTGCTGTACAACCTGCTGGCATCGCTGGTTCCCTATCTGTTTCCACTTTATCGATCCGACAAGTACTATCCTCCTCTTGTCGACTACCTGAGCTGGCTGCCGCGCATCATCGGCAAGCGCATCCGAGAGCCAGCGCGAGTATGGACCGCGACGCGCATTGGCAGTCAACGCAAGCGCTATTGGGTGCTTGCGTTGCAAATGCAGGCCGATTACCAGCTACGCGCCAATTCTCGCTTTCAGCATCAGTCCGACATGATCGATGAGGTCGTCGGCTCCTTCGCAGCGCACGCACCGCGAGACGGACACCTTATTGTCAAGCTACATCCGCTGGACAATGGCATGGAACGATGGGAGAGCGTCGTGATGCGGCTGGCCAAGCGTCACGGCGTGGGCGATCGGGTGGTGGCTGTTAGCGACTGCGACCTAAAGCGAACCATCAAGCGCAGCCGAGGCGTCATTACCGTCAATTCCACGGTCGGCCTGCATGCGCTGCGTGCGGGGTCGCCGGTCAAAGTGTTGGGCGTGGCCGTCTACGACATCGTCGGACTGACACATGACGGCCCACTTGATTCATTCTGGACGAACCCGCAGAAGGTGGATCGGGCCCTGCTCGACGCATTCGTCAATGCGCTGGCCGCCACCATCCAAGTACGCGGCTCGTTCTACAACCGGGCGGGTAGGGAAGTGGCTTGCCGGGAAATCGTGCGCCGCATCCTCTCGAACTCGGTCAACCATGCCGGGGCGTTCATAGATCCGCCGCCTAGACTCGTTAAGGCACTCAGAGACAATGTGCCGATCTATCGCTCGCTCGAAGGTAGCGGGATCGCACCGACGCCAACCCTCCGCTCGTGGACGGAGCCACAAAGCTCCGATTTGTCCTAG
- a CDS encoding ABC transporter permease: MSNQNKRRNRLLAFLIIVLPMVLAFIYFTLLAVDRYASTAQIVVITADAASAGQQAPGAAVLAPSARTVARQETIFLLEYMASPDMLAVLQEKIKWHEHFAAQWSDPIYWVAQKISREDLLEYFQRLVTVHVDEFTGLLTVEVQGLSPEFANRTLTLMLQQSEQFINDISRKLARDQVRFAEEELVKARVAYEDKRSELIDFQSKNRLLDAEASAKAQAGIIVSLETSLATERANLKGLVSTLNADSPQVRQQRNKVTALERQLAAEKATLVSSSQEGHLNVVAAAYRKLSVDAEVAEEAYKLSVTALQNAKIEANKKVHSLVTVIQPNMPEDPTYPYKLYDLFTLLVVLVFIYGITRFIIASIEDHRD, translated from the coding sequence ATGAGCAATCAAAATAAACGGCGGAACAGACTACTGGCGTTCTTGATCATAGTCCTTCCTATGGTGCTGGCGTTCATTTACTTTACGCTTCTGGCGGTAGATCGGTACGCCAGCACGGCTCAAATTGTGGTTATCACGGCCGATGCTGCCAGCGCTGGACAACAGGCGCCCGGTGCTGCAGTACTGGCGCCTAGCGCGCGTACAGTTGCGCGGCAGGAAACGATCTTCCTGCTCGAGTACATGGCTTCGCCCGACATGCTCGCCGTGCTGCAGGAGAAGATCAAATGGCACGAACATTTCGCCGCGCAATGGTCGGATCCCATCTACTGGGTGGCGCAGAAGATCTCGCGCGAAGACCTGCTGGAATATTTCCAGCGGCTCGTCACGGTGCACGTCGACGAGTTTACGGGGCTACTGACGGTGGAGGTCCAAGGCTTGTCGCCTGAATTCGCCAATCGAACCCTGACGCTAATGCTCCAGCAGAGCGAACAGTTCATCAACGACATCTCGCGCAAGCTCGCACGCGATCAGGTTCGCTTCGCCGAAGAAGAACTGGTCAAGGCTCGCGTCGCCTACGAAGACAAGCGTTCCGAACTGATCGATTTTCAGAGTAAGAACCGTCTGCTGGATGCAGAGGCCTCGGCAAAGGCGCAAGCTGGCATCATCGTCAGCCTGGAGACGTCCTTGGCCACCGAGCGCGCCAATCTGAAGGGGCTGGTGAGCACACTGAATGCTGATTCTCCGCAGGTGCGCCAGCAGAGGAACAAGGTCACGGCGCTCGAGAGGCAGTTGGCCGCCGAAAAGGCAACATTGGTGTCATCTTCGCAGGAAGGCCATCTGAACGTCGTGGCAGCCGCCTACCGCAAATTGTCGGTAGACGCGGAGGTGGCCGAGGAAGCGTATAAGCTCAGTGTCACGGCTTTGCAGAACGCGAAGATCGAGGCCAACAAGAAAGTGCACAGCCTAGTCACGGTTATCCAGCCGAACATGCCGGAAGACCCCACTTACCCGTACAAGCTATATGACTTGTTCACTCTGCTCGTCGTACTCGTTTTCATTTACGGCATCACCCGTTTCATCATCGCGAGCATTGAGGATCATCGTGATTAG
- a CDS encoding ABC transporter permease, with product MKSRSPLQIARAVIFALLLREMRTRFGQRRMGAFWMLAEPIVQLFVLTIVIGLFRGRGPVQGIPFPVFLLTGIAPFIMFRSVATLLMDGISANRGLFAYKQIMPMDTFVARTIMQCSISSLSYLFVMGLFAWYGFDMSVHAPLEWFGLLVVGIALSFGMGMLLAVIADALPEVRTFIRFFFLVLYFSSGAMFPVSRLHPYLLQYLLWNPFLHLTELLRDAVFPFYRMIDGISVSYVLACMGVLLISGLGLFRVRRLRMLAIKGIT from the coding sequence GTGAAGTCTCGTTCACCGCTACAGATTGCAAGAGCCGTTATTTTTGCGCTGCTTCTGCGCGAGATGCGCACGCGCTTTGGTCAACGCCGAATGGGGGCGTTCTGGATGCTGGCCGAGCCGATCGTGCAACTCTTCGTGCTGACGATCGTGATAGGGCTCTTTCGCGGTCGAGGTCCCGTGCAGGGCATCCCGTTCCCCGTCTTCCTGCTGACCGGTATTGCGCCCTTCATCATGTTCCGTAGCGTGGCCACGCTTCTGATGGATGGAATTTCGGCGAACCGTGGGCTGTTTGCGTACAAGCAGATTATGCCGATGGATACATTCGTCGCGCGCACGATCATGCAATGTAGTATCTCGAGCCTGTCGTACCTGTTCGTCATGGGCCTTTTTGCTTGGTACGGATTCGACATGAGTGTCCACGCGCCGCTGGAGTGGTTCGGGCTTCTCGTGGTAGGCATCGCGCTGTCGTTCGGCATGGGTATGCTGCTCGCGGTAATCGCCGATGCGCTGCCCGAGGTGCGCACCTTCATCCGCTTCTTCTTCCTGGTGCTTTACTTCTCGTCTGGGGCGATGTTCCCGGTGTCCCGCCTACATCCGTATCTGCTGCAGTACCTACTCTGGAATCCCTTCCTGCACCTAACCGAATTGCTGCGGGATGCGGTGTTCCCGTTCTATCGGATGATCGACGGCATATCGGTGAGCTACGTGCTGGCATGCATGGGTGTGCTGCTAATTTCGGGACTTGGGCTGTTCCGCGTGCGTCGACTCAGGATGCTGGCGATCAAGGGGATCACCTGA
- a CDS encoding ABC transporter ATP-binding protein: MFTLNNLTKSYLTTSGRRYIFRDLSMVIPPDRNIALIGKNGAGKSTLMRLLSGVDAPDSGSVRTDKSISWPVGQSGGFQGSLSARDNVKFVCRIYGFEGDEMRSKMRYVEEFADIGSWFDEPVRTYSSGMRSRIAFGLSMAFDFDYYLIDEVMAAGDNSFRVKCQEVFREKLVRSKIFLTTHNMKEVERLCDIVLLVGAGTITVYEDVAEGIAAYRAK; this comes from the coding sequence ATGTTTACCCTCAATAATCTCACCAAGTCATATCTGACGACCTCCGGACGAAGATACATATTCCGCGACTTATCGATGGTCATTCCACCCGACCGGAACATTGCTTTGATTGGCAAAAACGGCGCTGGCAAATCGACGCTGATGCGCCTGTTGTCCGGGGTCGATGCGCCTGACTCGGGAAGCGTACGCACCGACAAAAGTATCTCTTGGCCTGTCGGCCAGTCCGGCGGATTCCAAGGTAGCCTGAGCGCGCGGGACAACGTCAAATTTGTCTGCCGGATCTACGGATTCGAAGGCGATGAGATGCGCAGCAAGATGCGCTATGTCGAAGAGTTCGCCGACATCGGTTCGTGGTTCGATGAGCCGGTGCGCACCTATTCGTCAGGGATGCGTTCGCGCATCGCTTTTGGCCTGAGCATGGCCTTCGATTTCGACTACTACCTGATCGACGAAGTCATGGCGGCGGGGGACAACTCTTTCAGGGTGAAGTGCCAGGAGGTGTTCCGTGAAAAGCTTGTTCGGTCGAAGATCTTTCTGACCACGCACAATATGAAAGAAGTTGAACGGCTCTGCGACATCGTTTTATTGGTGGGCGCGGGGACAATAACCGTATACGAGGATGTAGCCGAGGGCATCGCAGCCTATCGTGCCAAATGA
- a CDS encoding polysaccharide biosynthesis/export family protein, with protein MRIIVIRSALSFFSSARVVFVAPLLLVLTGCAGGLLSGAGPRISAIDAESSNPSVPYTLIDLSGETIAPYVRPPEPAPAANVSSTTTAYEISLVPGDVIKVMIADIGETNAMFAPLAAGGTSFDVRVDVDGKISLPYAGRFSVAGHTPGEVEREIKQRIRGVTADPQVMVSMVGDVSGSVLVAGAVNKPGRFSALQGPLTLLDAINLAGGPMLEPHLVEVTVRNGKDANVYSYQSLLQGLNAPVAPRSEIVVSRARKRFVAMGAVATPGLHDLPSEQPSLLEVLGEAGWLDETKADPQGVFVFRLSRVAGVERPVPEVFRLNMRDPAAIFLARQFLVQPEDAVYVTNAAIYEWQKIISPIIQAMAFGRTLERGF; from the coding sequence TTGAGGATCATCGTGATTAGGTCAGCTCTCTCCTTTTTCTCGTCCGCGCGTGTCGTCTTCGTTGCACCGCTGCTCCTCGTTCTGACCGGTTGCGCCGGCGGGCTGCTTTCCGGTGCCGGCCCACGTATCAGCGCGATCGACGCCGAGTCGTCGAATCCCTCGGTGCCCTATACCCTCATCGATCTCAGCGGCGAGACAATTGCGCCGTACGTGCGTCCGCCCGAACCAGCACCCGCCGCCAATGTGTCCTCCACCACCACCGCATACGAGATTAGCTTGGTTCCAGGAGACGTAATCAAGGTGATGATCGCCGACATCGGCGAGACCAACGCAATGTTCGCGCCCCTGGCTGCGGGTGGCACCAGCTTCGACGTCCGGGTCGATGTGGACGGCAAGATCTCCTTGCCGTACGCAGGTCGCTTCAGCGTCGCCGGCCACACGCCGGGCGAGGTAGAGCGCGAGATCAAGCAGCGCATACGCGGCGTCACAGCCGATCCCCAAGTCATGGTTAGTATGGTGGGCGACGTATCTGGTTCGGTGCTGGTGGCAGGGGCCGTCAACAAGCCCGGCCGGTTTTCGGCGCTGCAAGGCCCCTTGACGTTGCTCGACGCTATCAACTTGGCCGGCGGTCCCATGCTAGAGCCACATTTGGTCGAAGTGACCGTGCGCAACGGTAAGGACGCGAACGTCTATTCGTACCAGAGCCTGCTCCAGGGCCTTAACGCGCCGGTCGCTCCGAGGTCTGAAATTGTCGTCTCGCGGGCTCGCAAGCGTTTCGTAGCCATGGGCGCGGTGGCTACCCCCGGTCTGCACGACCTGCCGTCTGAACAACCCAGCCTGCTGGAAGTTCTCGGGGAAGCAGGGTGGCTGGACGAGACGAAGGCGGATCCGCAAGGCGTGTTCGTGTTCCGATTGTCGCGCGTGGCCGGCGTCGAACGTCCGGTGCCCGAAGTCTTCCGCTTGAACATGCGCGACCCTGCCGCGATTTTTCTGGCCCGCCAGTTCCTGGTGCAGCCTGAGGATGCGGTCTACGTGACGAATGCCGCCATCTATGAGTGGCAGAAGATCATTTCCCCGATAATCCAAGCCATGGCGTTCGGCAGAACATTAGAGAGGGGCTTCTAA
- a CDS encoding Dps family protein, translating to MAKTSKSSAASAPRINIGISDKDRAAVAAELSKLLADSYTLYLTTHNFHWNVTGPLFNTLHTMFMEQYTEEWNALDSIAERIRALGHYAPGTYREYGKLTSIEEPKTVPEALEMVRILVQGNEAVAQTARAAFDKADAANDQPTADLLTQRLDVHEKNAWMLRSLLQ from the coding sequence ATGGCAAAGACTTCCAAGAGCAGCGCTGCCTCGGCACCCCGCATCAATATCGGCATCTCCGACAAGGACCGCGCCGCAGTCGCCGCCGAGCTCTCCAAGCTGCTGGCCGATTCGTACACGCTCTACCTGACGACCCACAACTTCCACTGGAACGTGACCGGTCCGCTGTTCAACACGCTGCACACCATGTTCATGGAGCAGTACACCGAAGAGTGGAACGCGCTGGACAGCATCGCCGAGCGCATCCGCGCCCTGGGCCACTACGCGCCCGGCACCTACCGCGAATACGGCAAGCTCACCTCCATCGAAGAGCCCAAGACCGTGCCCGAGGCCCTGGAAATGGTCCGCATCCTGGTCCAGGGCAATGAAGCCGTGGCCCAGACCGCCCGCGCCGCGTTCGACAAGGCCGACGCCGCGAATGACCAGCCCACGGCGGATCTGCTCACGCAGCGGCTGGATGTCCACGAGAAGAATGCGTGGATGCTGCGTAGCTTGCTGCAGTGA